A section of the Solitalea canadensis DSM 3403 genome encodes:
- the rplC gene encoding 50S ribosomal protein L3, whose amino-acid sequence MSGIIGKKVGMTSIFGADGKNIPCTVIEAGPCVVTQVKTLEKDGYSAIQLAYDEKKEKNTSKQLLGHFKKANTSPKRKLVEFKHFEEEKALGEVISVDLFAEGDYVEVVGTSKGKGFQGVVKRHGFSGVGGQTHGQHNRLRAPGSLGASSWPSRVFKGMRMAGRMGGNRVKIQNLQVLKVFTEQNLLVISGSVPGAKGSYVILEK is encoded by the coding sequence ATGTCTGGTATTATAGGTAAGAAAGTTGGAATGACCAGCATCTTCGGTGCCGATGGAAAAAACATTCCATGCACAGTTATCGAAGCTGGTCCTTGCGTAGTTACGCAAGTAAAAACTTTAGAAAAAGACGGATACTCAGCGATCCAGTTGGCCTACGACGAGAAGAAGGAGAAAAACACTTCTAAACAGTTGTTAGGTCACTTCAAAAAGGCTAATACCTCTCCTAAGCGTAAGCTGGTGGAATTCAAGCACTTTGAAGAAGAGAAAGCATTGGGTGAAGTAATTTCCGTAGACCTTTTCGCAGAAGGCGACTACGTAGAAGTTGTAGGTACTTCAAAAGGTAAAGGTTTCCAAGGCGTAGTTAAACGTCATGGTTTCTCAGGGGTAGGTGGCCAAACTCACGGTCAGCACAACCGTTTGAGAGCTCCTGGTTCATTAGGTGCATCTTCATGGCCTTCACGTGTATTCAAAGGTATGCGTATGGCTGGTCGTATGGGTGGTAACCGCGTGAAAATTCAAAACTTACAAGTTTTAAAAGTGTTCACTGAGCAGAATTTATTAGTTATCAGCGGATCAGTTCCTGGTGCTAAAGGTTCTTATGTAATTTTGGAGAAATAG
- a CDS encoding T9SS type B sorting domain-containing protein, which yields MLLLFATNQKTLAQGDLNIQGKMSSSVDDQYFHFNWWGFARYDTDGKVWCDNVDSENSHILKTWSGTSPGWAGFDSGSLSSASAGAGNGAIQLGPSMPYTIVFKYETGSNSTGCNLHWGYSSFSGTTAKIKAPVNLLASFQTSPNYSVKLTWNKGTSIDNNNIQYLIKRNGTEIARASGGSVEFVDTGILPGMGYSYTVQTIVGPNAPGDWIRDVSDAVSTTISSQSFQLTATQTDVGRIKLTWPTLSSIKGLERIAIFRDGEVITELTKTTKTYNDPDVMPGMYYSYRLGLIEDEDPNTPAIDVNNWTSNIAKGRSLPKGKISGYVKGKTNGGVPGVEITVTSKTNLSDKETAQTYSYTTTSGADGYYEISNIFFAASAEYIVKPKMPGYDKPRFDPDSLIRKLDIDNFNQSQVNFSDTASFAISGKVYFSSLIDSNGVSIKLPLKDAEIWVDGKNTQTKTSPDGSYSTTIINGGVYTVEAKFKNHTIKAVGEIVSSKRVSVYSLVNGVDFEDLTTDTLNIHVAASCDAFIGEYALVKLTSAVAGVTPTGDKLIYGKPIKISSKAFSRGTTFGQKEPGITSLILPATQFNVQVVEVRELNGINSNKLEYFTREYNVQSADLGKRDTIDGKAVIRQADFIYHKDLEVLLNNGNDIFSEKKKFRPTGQDKFLVAQNDKYPVNIKIRETYEYDGVQYNCALDTGTVYIYDAISDSTDRQELKMDSGFVKYFVKVGQPVLEAPYEKSIQFVGKVGGRQTSVIVKAVVEGERPRRETFVTKTPEIPFFVLHDPPGDKSFSKISKGTTISTTSTTQYGGGAGGGAYADVKTGKGVVLPIIGKIGAAIQIQSEVEAGADKNSGTTTNRTITFTEDFSTSGEETLVGNEGDLYVGASLNMTYALTDKLYYNESKQDMDRDTSLAVNNDGFNTTFLYTEKHIKNTLLAQLSTLYSISKSDYDVAYQKVKSGDNSISNEVLEKMNQQQLEYKANIDAWKSALVKNEANRKNAKDRKLPDGVKGVVGGNISFSSGAIYDNTISIDADTTTFDEVSVYLNGYVKVGISMHGGEANETNAGGLVTFRFNHSKNKENSTTTSTTTSYHLEDNDIGDFFSVGLAEDQVYGTPVFKTVSGSSSCPHENNTQFRHLPAMQIAGVSEQRNVPSDKPAKFEILISNRSESDETVEYAIKLDPLSNLDGAKVLVGGQDVTNKAATYYIPTGKSFKLPVEVYRGPLTSTYENLTLVIFSTCDNTLDDISEFDTLAKPKVKFNAYFQNRCSDVDLFVPGDNWVVNQSNNNQLFVAFSKYDASESSPLTTVGLQYRKINTDYENGLWQTVITVPKANLKDKYYDYTFDVSGLPDGNYELRAIAICQGVDVNYSPVYKGKIDRKSAVAFGVPSPKNGILTVADIIGITFNKDIVYADISNPVKVTLKRKDNGQLIPATFLSDGKNFEIRTIPANAINDYENVELIATIKNLTDVIGNKVADSISWSFVVNLSPVYWSPANITINAIENQQTSFGAKLINKSGTPQNFSLIKYPEWLRPTIKSSKIVAQGQENIDFELNKNLNTGTYADTVIALIDGKRQFLYVKVNVSKTPPVWTVNPSAFKYNMAVTAQFSLNQTDTLTSKDIRDKIGVFVGNECRGIAPIEYDSDANKYIAYITAYSNTAGEELTIRFWDAYPGVEYQGKELLSFVANGTIGNLTNPIILHPEGVIQTIPLKKGWTWISLNVENSDMSLKKILSSLKPTEGDIIKTLSNNNTYSQYSSKLGWVGTFDKINLYNSYMIYVAKPDTLRVLGNFMTQPANVVLNKGWNWTGYPMAINMELGTYLKNFNPSDGLKVVSQEEFAQYNAVTKTWSGSLKYLRPGKGYKIYSGTDTFTIPVIPYAPNPGEDQGNIQTAPVYNPAAPTIINNNNTTVTSTVYQNTSVNTVNYENNMSVTSVINQGGQIINNTNNRYETYVYVENKLVNIVNQVVLPDGKSVGFIPVNGDKTDDGKTVEIKVYDKVEKKEYTAKVEEPLKQQGDQITGNIDHPVILVLEGNADLKVENIVESSEVNKGENFNYIIRIKNVGKDLAVNAILKDTLDASINYISSSFANTSFNDVENVMEIQLAKLEAEAEQEIILVLKANKIGDTYLGKGNIVVNNDVNLSNNSLKPQSLRVIDNRSNSAKLLIPSLFTPNGDGINDLFEIVGVNEFYASNTLIIFNKAYNQIFKKDNYQNDWTGDNLPMGSYGYILKVKGKDGVEQVFKGYITIVY from the coding sequence ATGTTACTGCTTTTCGCAACAAATCAGAAAACATTAGCTCAAGGTGACCTGAATATTCAGGGTAAAATGTCGAGCTCTGTAGATGATCAATATTTTCACTTCAACTGGTGGGGCTTTGCGCGTTACGATACCGACGGTAAGGTGTGGTGTGATAATGTAGATAGTGAGAACAGTCACATTTTGAAAACTTGGTCTGGAACGTCTCCCGGATGGGCCGGTTTTGATAGTGGTTCATTAAGTTCTGCTTCTGCCGGAGCCGGAAACGGGGCTATACAATTAGGCCCAAGTATGCCGTATACAATCGTTTTCAAATACGAAACCGGAAGTAACTCTACCGGTTGTAATTTGCATTGGGGGTATTCATCTTTTTCGGGAACAACCGCTAAAATCAAAGCGCCAGTCAACCTGTTAGCTTCCTTTCAAACTTCACCAAATTATTCCGTTAAACTGACTTGGAATAAAGGTACGTCTATCGATAACAATAACATCCAATACCTCATTAAGCGTAATGGAACCGAGATTGCCAGAGCGAGTGGTGGATCTGTTGAGTTTGTTGACACCGGGATTTTGCCAGGGATGGGTTATTCTTATACGGTTCAAACAATTGTTGGTCCTAATGCTCCCGGAGATTGGATTAGAGATGTTTCAGATGCTGTTTCTACAACAATCTCTTCCCAATCATTTCAGTTAACGGCAACCCAAACAGATGTTGGTAGAATAAAGTTAACATGGCCAACGCTAAGTAGTATTAAGGGATTAGAGCGCATTGCTATTTTTAGGGATGGTGAAGTAATAACTGAGCTTACTAAAACAACAAAAACTTATAATGATCCGGATGTTATGCCAGGCATGTATTATTCCTATCGCTTGGGTTTAATTGAGGATGAAGATCCTAATACACCAGCAATTGATGTTAACAACTGGACATCCAATATTGCCAAGGGGAGAAGTTTACCCAAAGGGAAAATAAGCGGTTATGTTAAAGGAAAGACTAATGGTGGTGTACCAGGAGTAGAAATTACAGTAACCTCTAAAACCAACTTGTCTGATAAAGAAACAGCTCAAACCTATTCTTATACAACAACATCAGGGGCTGATGGCTATTATGAAATTAGCAATATCTTTTTTGCAGCATCTGCTGAATATATTGTAAAACCTAAAATGCCTGGTTACGATAAGCCTCGGTTTGATCCGGACAGCCTAATTCGTAAACTAGATATTGATAACTTTAATCAAAGCCAGGTAAATTTCTCTGACACAGCTTCCTTTGCAATTAGTGGAAAGGTTTATTTTTCGAGTTTGATAGATTCAAATGGAGTAAGTATTAAACTTCCATTGAAGGATGCAGAAATATGGGTAGATGGTAAAAATACGCAAACAAAAACCAGTCCTGATGGTAGCTATAGCACTACAATTATAAATGGAGGTGTTTATACAGTTGAAGCAAAGTTTAAGAATCATACTATAAAAGCAGTTGGAGAAATAGTAAGCAGTAAAAGAGTAAGCGTTTATAGTTTGGTTAATGGAGTTGACTTTGAAGATTTAACAACAGATACCTTAAATATACATGTAGCAGCAAGTTGTGATGCCTTTATTGGTGAGTATGCGTTGGTAAAGTTGACTTCCGCAGTTGCTGGTGTAACACCTACAGGAGATAAGCTGATTTATGGAAAACCCATTAAGATTAGTTCAAAAGCCTTTTCGAGAGGAACTACATTCGGCCAAAAGGAACCGGGCATAACCTCTTTAATTTTACCTGCAACCCAGTTTAATGTTCAGGTAGTAGAGGTAAGGGAGCTCAATGGGATTAATAGCAATAAGCTTGAATATTTTACACGTGAGTACAATGTACAAAGTGCAGATTTAGGAAAAAGAGATACCATTGATGGAAAAGCAGTAATTAGACAAGCTGATTTTATTTATCATAAAGACCTTGAGGTTCTATTAAATAACGGTAATGACATCTTCTCTGAGAAAAAGAAATTCAGGCCAACTGGTCAGGATAAATTTTTAGTGGCTCAAAATGATAAGTACCCGGTAAACATTAAAATAAGAGAAACTTATGAGTATGATGGCGTTCAATACAATTGTGCACTTGATACCGGTACCGTATATATTTATGATGCTATTTCTGATAGTACTGATCGCCAGGAGTTAAAAATGGATTCTGGGTTTGTAAAGTACTTTGTCAAAGTCGGACAACCTGTATTAGAAGCTCCTTATGAAAAATCAATTCAATTTGTAGGTAAGGTTGGAGGCCGACAAACAAGTGTTATTGTAAAAGCTGTTGTTGAAGGTGAAAGACCCCGACGAGAAACTTTTGTTACAAAAACTCCTGAAATACCATTCTTTGTATTACATGATCCTCCGGGAGATAAATCCTTTTCAAAAATATCTAAAGGGACAACCATTTCAACCACAAGCACTACTCAGTATGGCGGTGGAGCAGGGGGAGGAGCTTATGCTGATGTAAAAACTGGTAAAGGGGTGGTGTTACCTATTATTGGTAAAATAGGAGCAGCTATACAGATACAGAGTGAAGTAGAAGCGGGGGCCGACAAAAACTCAGGCACTACTACTAATAGAACAATTACGTTTACGGAAGATTTCTCTACTTCAGGAGAGGAAACATTGGTTGGCAATGAAGGTGATTTATATGTGGGTGCCTCTCTTAATATGACTTATGCTTTAACGGATAAGTTATACTACAATGAATCCAAACAAGATATGGATAGAGATACCTCATTAGCTGTAAATAATGATGGTTTCAATACCACTTTCTTATACACCGAGAAACATATTAAAAATACTTTACTGGCACAACTGAGTACGCTTTATAGTATTTCAAAATCAGATTATGATGTAGCTTACCAGAAAGTGAAAAGTGGAGACAACAGTATTAGTAATGAAGTGTTGGAGAAAATGAACCAACAGCAGTTGGAGTATAAAGCTAATATTGATGCCTGGAAGTCCGCCTTAGTAAAAAATGAAGCAAACAGAAAAAATGCTAAGGATCGAAAACTGCCTGATGGGGTGAAGGGTGTTGTTGGAGGTAATATTTCTTTTAGTTCTGGTGCGATCTATGATAATACGATAAGCATTGATGCTGATACTACAACGTTTGATGAAGTTTCAGTTTACCTTAATGGATATGTTAAAGTAGGTATTTCAATGCATGGAGGTGAGGCAAATGAAACTAATGCCGGAGGGTTAGTCACTTTTAGGTTTAACCATAGCAAGAATAAGGAAAACAGTACTACCACCAGCACCACAACCAGTTATCATTTAGAAGATAATGATATAGGTGATTTCTTCTCAGTAGGATTAGCAGAGGATCAGGTTTATGGAACCCCTGTTTTTAAAACCGTTTCGGGCTCTTCAAGCTGTCCTCATGAAAATAATACGCAGTTCAGGCATTTACCTGCAATGCAAATTGCCGGTGTGAGTGAACAGCGAAATGTTCCTTCTGATAAACCTGCGAAATTTGAAATTCTAATTTCTAACAGAAGCGAAAGTGATGAAACTGTTGAGTATGCCATTAAATTAGATCCATTATCTAATCTGGATGGAGCAAAAGTTTTAGTGGGTGGTCAGGATGTAACCAATAAGGCAGCTACTTATTATATTCCAACAGGCAAAAGCTTTAAACTTCCTGTTGAGGTGTATAGAGGTCCGTTAACAAGCACTTATGAAAATCTAACATTGGTAATTTTCTCAACTTGTGATAACACCTTAGATGATATTTCAGAATTTGATACACTAGCTAAACCAAAAGTTAAATTTAACGCCTATTTCCAAAATAGATGCAGTGATGTTGATCTCTTTGTGCCTGGAGATAATTGGGTGGTAAATCAGTCAAACAATAATCAATTATTTGTTGCCTTTAGTAAGTATGATGCCTCAGAATCATCGCCACTTACCACCGTGGGTTTGCAGTACCGCAAAATAAATACTGATTATGAAAATGGATTATGGCAAACTGTTATTACTGTTCCTAAAGCTAATTTAAAAGACAAGTATTATGATTATACATTCGATGTTAGCGGATTGCCGGATGGTAATTATGAGCTAAGAGCAATCGCTATTTGCCAGGGTGTGGATGTAAATTATTCACCAGTGTATAAGGGCAAAATAGATCGAAAGTCGGCCGTAGCATTTGGTGTACCAAGTCCGAAGAATGGAATATTAACGGTAGCCGATATTATCGGAATAACCTTTAATAAAGATATCGTGTATGCAGATATTTCAAATCCGGTGAAGGTCACACTGAAGCGTAAAGATAATGGTCAGCTTATTCCTGCTACTTTTTTAAGTGACGGTAAAAACTTTGAGATCAGGACTATTCCCGCCAATGCAATTAACGATTATGAAAATGTTGAACTGATTGCAACCATTAAGAATTTAACCGATGTAATAGGAAATAAAGTGGCAGACAGCATAAGCTGGAGCTTTGTAGTCAATTTAAGTCCTGTTTATTGGTCGCCCGCTAACATTACAATCAATGCAATAGAAAACCAGCAAACTAGTTTTGGAGCTAAGTTGATAAACAAATCGGGCACACCCCAAAACTTTTCATTAATTAAATACCCCGAATGGCTGCGTCCAACAATTAAATCAAGCAAAATTGTGGCACAGGGTCAGGAAAACATCGACTTTGAGTTGAACAAAAATCTTAATACCGGAACTTATGCAGATACAGTTATTGCATTAATTGATGGTAAAAGACAGTTCCTGTATGTAAAAGTAAATGTTTCGAAAACTCCCCCTGTCTGGACGGTGAATCCTTCCGCGTTCAAATACAATATGGCCGTGACTGCCCAGTTTAGTCTTAATCAAACTGATACGCTTACTTCAAAAGACATTAGAGACAAAATAGGTGTTTTCGTAGGAAATGAATGTAGAGGCATCGCACCTATAGAATATGATAGCGATGCAAATAAATACATCGCGTATATTACTGCTTATTCGAATACAGCAGGAGAGGAGCTAACTATTCGTTTTTGGGATGCTTACCCAGGAGTTGAGTATCAAGGCAAGGAACTACTTTCCTTTGTGGCCAATGGTACAATAGGTAATTTAACAAACCCCATCATTCTACATCCGGAAGGCGTAATTCAAACAATTCCTTTAAAGAAAGGTTGGACCTGGATTTCATTAAATGTGGAGAACTCGGATATGAGTTTGAAAAAGATTTTAAGCTCATTGAAGCCCACAGAAGGTGATATTATTAAAACACTCAGCAATAATAATACATACAGTCAGTATTCATCAAAATTAGGTTGGGTTGGAACGTTCGATAAAATCAACTTATATAATAGTTATATGATTTATGTAGCTAAACCTGATACATTACGAGTGCTGGGTAATTTCATGACTCAACCGGCCAACGTGGTATTAAATAAAGGTTGGAACTGGACAGGATATCCTATGGCTATAAATATGGAATTGGGTACATACTTGAAAAATTTTAACCCATCAGACGGATTAAAGGTAGTTAGTCAGGAGGAATTTGCTCAATATAATGCGGTAACCAAAACATGGTCGGGTAGTTTGAAATATTTACGACCAGGCAAAGGGTACAAGATTTACAGTGGAACCGACACCTTTACTATTCCAGTTATTCCATATGCTCCAAATCCAGGCGAAGATCAAGGAAATATCCAGACGGCCCCAGTTTATAATCCAGCAGCGCCAACGATCATCAATAATAACAATACAACAGTTACCAGTACAGTTTATCAAAATACATCGGTAAATACGGTTAATTATGAAAATAACATGTCGGTTACCTCGGTGATAAATCAAGGTGGACAGATTATAAACAACACCAACAACCGCTATGAAACTTATGTATATGTAGAAAATAAACTGGTAAATATTGTAAACCAAGTTGTGCTGCCGGATGGAAAATCGGTTGGATTTATTCCGGTGAATGGTGATAAAACAGATGATGGCAAAACAGTGGAAATTAAGGTTTATGATAAAGTGGAAAAGAAAGAGTACACAGCCAAAGTAGAAGAACCTCTAAAACAGCAAGGAGATCAAATCACCGGAAATATTGACCATCCTGTAATATTAGTATTAGAAGGAAATGCAGATTTGAAGGTGGAAAATATAGTTGAATCTTCGGAAGTAAATAAGGGTGAAAACTTTAACTACATCATTAGGATTAAAAATGTAGGTAAAGATCTAGCTGTTAATGCAATCTTGAAAGATACACTTGACGCAAGCATTAATTACATATCGTCTTCATTTGCTAATACCTCTTTTAACGATGTCGAGAATGTTATGGAGATTCAACTGGCAAAATTAGAAGCAGAGGCTGAACAGGAGATCATTCTAGTGTTGAAGGCGAACAAGATAGGTGATACATACCTCGGTAAAGGAAATATAGTTGTTAATAATGATGTAAACCTTAGTAATAACTCACTGAAACCTCAATCACTAAGGGTGATTGATAACCGATCAAATAGTGCTAAGCTATTGATACCTTCTTTGTTTACTCCAAATGGAGATGGCATAAATGATCTGTTTGAAATTGTTGGAGTGAATGAGTTTTATGCATCTAATACCTTAATCATTTTTAATAAAGCCTATAACCAGATTTTTAAGAAGGATAATTATCAGAATGATTGGACTGGCGATAATTTACCAATGGGTTCATATGGCTACATTCTTAAGGTTAAAGGCAAGGATGGAGTTGAACAGGTATTTAAGGGATATATAACAATTGTTTATTAA
- the rplD gene encoding 50S ribosomal protein L4 — translation MEVKVVDITGKETGKTVTLADNIFGIEPNDHAIYLDVKQYLANQRQGTHKSKQRNEISGSTRKLHKQKGTGGSRKGSIKNPLFRGGGRIFGPQPRDYSFKLNKKLKSLARQSALTYKAIESNIVVLEDFSFDTPKTKNYSSLVSGLKLANTKTLLVIADANKNVYLSSRNLPKAKVITASELSTYALLNASKLLLTTSSVKTIEESFAK, via the coding sequence ATGGAAGTAAAAGTAGTAGATATTACAGGAAAAGAAACAGGCAAGACCGTTACTCTTGCTGACAATATATTCGGCATCGAGCCTAATGACCATGCTATTTACTTAGACGTTAAGCAATATTTAGCTAACCAACGTCAAGGTACTCACAAATCGAAACAACGTAACGAAATCTCAGGTTCTACCCGCAAGCTTCATAAGCAAAAAGGTACCGGTGGTTCTCGTAAAGGTAGCATCAAAAACCCGTTGTTCCGTGGTGGAGGTCGTATTTTTGGTCCACAACCTCGTGACTATAGCTTTAAGCTAAACAAAAAACTCAAATCTTTAGCTCGTCAGTCAGCATTGACTTACAAAGCTATTGAAAGTAACATCGTGGTTTTAGAAGATTTTTCTTTCGATACTCCTAAAACTAAAAATTACTCAAGCTTAGTAAGCGGTTTAAAATTAGCAAACACTAAAACTTTATTAGTTATTGCTGATGCTAACAAAAACGTTTACTTATCAAGCCGTAATTTACCGAAAGCAAAAGTAATCACCGCTTCTGAATTGAGCACTTACGCTTTATTGAATGCTTCGAAGCTTTTGCTTACTACGAGTTCAGTTAAAACTATCGAAGAGTCATTTGCTAAGTAA
- the rplV gene encoding 50S ribosomal protein L22, with the protein MEAVAKLNDCPTSPRKMRLVVDLIRGQKVEHALHILKYNTKEASVRVEKLLLSAVANWAAKNEGVRIEDAELYVKTVFVDGGRQLKRLRPAPQGRGYRIRKRSNHVTLVVDSKNSAN; encoded by the coding sequence ATGGAAGCAGTAGCAAAATTAAATGATTGCCCTACCTCGCCTCGTAAGATGCGTTTGGTAGTTGACCTGATCAGAGGTCAAAAGGTAGAACATGCTTTACATATTTTGAAATATAACACCAAGGAAGCTTCAGTAAGAGTTGAGAAACTTTTATTATCTGCTGTAGCTAACTGGGCGGCAAAAAATGAAGGTGTTCGCATTGAAGACGCTGAGTTGTATGTAAAAACTGTTTTCGTTGACGGAGGCCGTCAGTTGAAACGTTTACGTCCTGCACCTCAAGGTCGCGGTTACCGTATCAGAAAGCGTTCAAACCACGTAACGTTAGTTGTAGACAGTAAAAACAGTGCTAACTAA
- a CDS encoding PorP/SprF family type IX secretion system membrane protein has product MKTIYNSTVRITVILLSFTMPAFAQVEMQGSQYLFDKTYVNPAFSGSSGLIAASANFQLKEISQNPGKSYNINAAGNFYLSKIKSGIGVNVMSMVFGNDHYTTAYINYAYHLQVSEKVGLSSGLSLGLQQFQINLADLTTVNPNDPLEKQNIYSSKMNARYGLSATFNNNYYVGVSFDNILSFYTNKQDLENQIPPMFRKISMYIIGGGEIRLNDVNKLESGLLIMKTFKGMNAYDLNVMATLTEGIDAGIGYRYLSEIKNVTTDENGNGQSSFRPMIRFKLNTGKNNQFLKVGYAYNFSIGRETGLNTGAHDISLLFSMGK; this is encoded by the coding sequence ATGAAAACTATATATAATAGCACAGTAAGGATAACAGTAATACTGTTAAGTTTTACTATGCCGGCTTTTGCACAAGTGGAAATGCAAGGGAGCCAGTACTTATTTGATAAAACCTATGTTAATCCAGCTTTTTCAGGAAGCAGTGGATTGATCGCTGCTAGTGCGAACTTCCAGCTAAAAGAAATAAGTCAGAATCCGGGTAAATCATATAATATTAATGCAGCAGGAAATTTCTACCTATCTAAAATTAAATCAGGAATAGGAGTAAATGTTATGAGTATGGTATTTGGAAATGATCATTATACTACTGCATATATTAATTATGCCTATCATCTTCAGGTTTCGGAAAAAGTTGGTTTATCGTCAGGATTAAGTTTGGGTTTACAGCAATTTCAAATTAATCTGGCCGACCTAACAACAGTAAATCCCAATGATCCTTTAGAAAAGCAAAACATTTATAGCTCTAAAATGAATGCGCGCTATGGACTTAGTGCCACCTTCAATAATAACTACTATGTTGGGGTTTCCTTTGACAATATATTATCCTTTTACACCAATAAGCAAGATCTCGAAAATCAAATACCTCCAATGTTTAGGAAGATCAGTATGTATATAATAGGAGGGGGAGAGATTCGACTTAATGATGTCAATAAGCTTGAATCGGGCCTATTAATAATGAAAACATTTAAAGGAATGAATGCATATGATCTCAATGTTATGGCAACATTAACGGAAGGAATTGATGCAGGGATTGGTTACCGTTATCTGAGTGAAATTAAGAATGTAACAACAGATGAAAACGGGAATGGTCAATCATCATTTCGACCAATGATCAGGTTTAAATTAAATACTGGCAAGAATAATCAATTTTTAAAAGTTGGATATGCCTATAACTTTAGTATAGGAAGAGAGACCGGATTAAATACAGGAGCTCACGATATTTCATTATTGTTTAGCATGGGTAAATAA
- the rplB gene encoding 50S ribosomal protein L2, translating to MAIKRYKPITPGTRFRIGADFSEITTNKPEKSLVTSIKKSGGRNHDGKMTMRYIGGGHKKAYRIIDFKRNKAEIPATVASIEYDPNRTAFIALLHYADGEKRYIIAPEGLKAGQKVVSGESAAPEIGNALPLKNIPLGSVIHNIELHPGQGGTLARSAGSYAQLAARDGKYAVVKMPSGETRMILLTCLATIGAVSNSDHQLERKGKAGRNRWVGKRPRVRGVAMNPVDHPMGGGEGRASGGHPRSRKGLLAKGFKTREKKKASNRYIIERRKK from the coding sequence ATGGCTATTAAAAGATATAAACCAATTACTCCAGGAACTCGTTTCAGAATTGGTGCTGATTTCTCTGAAATCACTACCAACAAACCTGAAAAGTCACTGGTAACCAGTATTAAAAAATCTGGTGGTCGTAACCACGATGGTAAAATGACTATGCGCTACATCGGTGGTGGTCATAAAAAAGCCTATCGTATCATTGATTTCAAGCGTAATAAAGCTGAAATCCCTGCTACAGTAGCTTCAATTGAATACGATCCTAACCGTACAGCATTTATCGCATTATTGCACTATGCTGATGGTGAGAAACGTTATATTATCGCTCCTGAAGGCTTAAAAGCCGGACAAAAAGTTGTATCGGGAGAGAGTGCAGCACCGGAAATCGGTAATGCATTACCATTAAAAAATATTCCTTTAGGTTCAGTAATTCATAACATCGAATTACACCCTGGACAAGGCGGAACGTTAGCTCGTTCAGCAGGATCATATGCTCAGTTGGCAGCTCGTGACGGTAAATATGCCGTTGTCAAAATGCCTTCAGGAGAAACTCGTATGATTTTGTTAACTTGTTTAGCTACAATCGGCGCAGTATCTAACTCAGATCATCAGCTTGAAAGAAAAGGTAAAGCTGGTCGTAATCGTTGGGTTGGTAAACGTCCTCGCGTACGTGGTGTTGCAATGAACCCTGTTGATCACCCTATGGGTGGTGGTGAAGGTAGAGCCTCAGGAGGCCACCCTCGCTCACGCAAAGGTTTATTAGCGAAAGGTTTCAAAACCCGCGAAAAGAAAAAAGCATCGAATCGTTACATTATTGAAAGAAGGAAAAAATAA
- the rpsS gene encoding 30S ribosomal protein S19, with protein MARSIKKGPYIAHHLESKVLSQNEAGKKSVIKTWSRRSMISPDFVGHTFAVHNGNKFIPVYVTENMVGHKLGEFAPTRTFRGHGSDKKK; from the coding sequence ATGGCTCGTTCAATTAAAAAAGGTCCATATATCGCTCATCACTTGGAAAGCAAAGTGCTTTCTCAAAATGAAGCAGGTAAAAAATCGGTTATTAAGACCTGGTCTCGCAGATCAATGATCTCTCCAGACTTCGTAGGTCATACATTCGCAGTACACAACGGTAATAAATTTATTCCTGTGTACGTAACCGAAAACATGGTTGGACACAAATTAGGTGAATTTGCTCCTACACGTACATTCCGTGGTCATGGAAGCGATAAAAAGAAATAA
- the rplW gene encoding 50S ribosomal protein L23, which yields MEILKKPVLTEKVAGLTEKLNRFVFVVDKNANKIQIKDAIQKMYGVTVESVNTMRYSGKVKSRGTKRGFVVGRTPSYKKAVVTVAKGETIDFYGTV from the coding sequence ATGGAAATCTTAAAAAAACCGGTATTGACAGAAAAAGTTGCGGGCTTAACTGAAAAGTTAAATCGCTTCGTTTTTGTTGTCGACAAAAATGCCAACAAAATACAGATTAAAGACGCCATTCAGAAAATGTACGGTGTTACTGTTGAATCAGTAAACACAATGCGTTATAGCGGTAAAGTTAAATCGCGTGGTACAAAACGTGGCTTTGTAGTGGGTAGAACCCCGTCATACAAGAAAGCGGTGGTAACAGTAGCTAAAGGCGAAACCATCGATTTTTACGGAACAGTTTAA